In Acidimicrobiales bacterium, a single window of DNA contains:
- a CDS encoding CPBP family intramembrane metalloprotease has translation MEDQPVEEAEPGRAWGIGHVVAGVVIGMVASVVVAGLIFTLGDYEVDEVLPLSMVAVMQAALWVGLLGVPLWLVVVRGVRWSDLGWGARARDVWGGLWVGVVCQMFVVPVIYLPLLLLDDDLDISAPARELTDKADGLGGILLLVLSVVIGAPIVEEVFFRGLALRAFEARMRPRVALVVSAVVFGFAHLQPLQFPALVTIGLVCGWLVQRDGRLGRAVWAHLGFNAVAVTMLLVGVGG, from the coding sequence ATGGAGGACCAGCCCGTCGAGGAGGCCGAACCCGGCCGGGCCTGGGGTATCGGCCACGTGGTGGCTGGCGTCGTCATCGGGATGGTGGCCAGCGTGGTGGTGGCCGGGTTGATCTTCACCCTTGGCGACTACGAGGTGGACGAGGTGCTGCCGTTGTCCATGGTTGCCGTGATGCAGGCCGCCCTGTGGGTGGGCCTGCTGGGCGTTCCGCTGTGGCTGGTGGTCGTGCGGGGGGTGCGCTGGTCCGACCTGGGCTGGGGGGCCAGGGCCCGGGACGTGTGGGGAGGGCTGTGGGTCGGTGTCGTCTGCCAGATGTTCGTCGTGCCGGTCATCTATCTGCCGCTGCTCCTGCTGGATGACGACCTGGACATCTCGGCGCCGGCCCGCGAGCTGACCGACAAGGCCGACGGCCTGGGCGGCATCCTGCTTCTCGTGCTCTCTGTCGTGATCGGCGCCCCGATCGTCGAGGAGGTTTTCTTCCGTGGGCTGGCTCTCCGGGCCTTCGAGGCCCGGATGCGACCTCGGGTCGCCCTGGTGGTCTCGGCCGTGGTGTTCGGGTTCGCCCACCTGCAGCCCCTCCAGTTCCCGGCCCTGGTGACTATCGGCCTGGTCTGCGGATGGCTGGTCCAGCGTGACGGCCGCCTGGGCCGGGCCGTCTGGGCCCACCTCGGCTTCAACGCTGTGGCCGTCACCATGCTGCTAGTCGGCGTGGGCGGCTGA